In Aedes albopictus strain Foshan chromosome 3, AalbF5, whole genome shotgun sequence, the following are encoded in one genomic region:
- the LOC115261422 gene encoding exonuclease 3'-5' domain-containing protein 2-like: MIIFAIFMGGVLLFIFRAFFFQPEPFYPPPFRRSSTFQTSNPSKNSTSSSPSSTSVSSIPSKSLKNPFEVMGHNVHIITTATKCIDFIRQMRDHCRNFPVIGLDCEWVSFYGTRQKVALLQLASASGLCLLIRLFQMDAFPRELRDLLGDPRIFKVGVEVFYDGQKLLQDYGLDVKGTVDLRHLAKRLRVPGKFGLGGLAETVLGVRLDKDWRISASDWQSTELSHVQREYAAKDAIVALKLFQHFNRDIRMSDMNQYVDWPFKTRFNS, from the exons ATGATTATTTTCGCAATTTTCATGGGCGGTGTACTTCTGTTCATATTCAGAGCCTTTTTCTTTCAACCGGAGCCATTCTACCCGCCGCCGTTCAGACGATCAAGTACCTTTCAAACATCAAACccttcaaaaaattccaccaGCTCGTCTCCGTCGTCAACCTCGGTCTCGTCAATCCCATCTAAATCGTTGAAGAATCCTTTCGAAGTGATGGGCCACAACGTGCACATCATAACAACCGCCACAAAATGCATAGATTTCATCCGTCAAATGCGTGACCATTGCCGAAACTTCCCCGTCATCGGTCTGGACTGCGAATGGGTTTCATTTTATGGTACGCGACAGAAAGTGGCCCTCCTGCAACTGGCTTCCGCTTCCGGTCTATGCCTCCTGATACGGTTGTTTCAAATGGACGCCTTTCCGCGGGAGCTGAGAGACCTTCTCGGCGATCCTCGGATTTTCAAAGTTGGCGTTGAAGTGTTCTACGACGGACAAAAGCTTCTGCAGGACTACGGTCTCGATGTGAAGGGAACGGTCGATTTACGTCATTTGGCTAAGCGACTTCGAGTGCCCGGAAAGTTTGGCCTGGGAGGATTAGCTGAAACGGTGCTGGGCGTTCGGTTGGATAAGGATTGGCGAATTTCCGCCTCGGATTGGCAAAGTACTGAGCTGTCCCATGTGCAAAGGGAGTACGCCGCCAAAGATGCGATTGTGGCGTTGAAGCTTTTTCAGCATTTCAATCGGGATATTCGCATGAG CGATATGAATCAGTACGTGGATTGGCCCTTCAAGACACGATTCAATTCATAG